The following are encoded together in the Leguminivora glycinivorella isolate SPB_JAAS2020 chromosome 18, LegGlyc_1.1, whole genome shotgun sequence genome:
- the LOC125236151 gene encoding uncharacterized protein LOC125236151 yields MVKTRAALEREKQKHAMDTQSEVQSHKSCPKNSKEEVMDHASLFNAKALSLQDPAYKEGSIKTETEQGHHRSNTSNKTSTSSLQAKRRQLELEAAEAKARIEKELIDKKLDAALAKLDEEYSQKSRCSGERRSILSETSKKVEEWLEKSRQDDQEERVIATPWREPTAGPSSLQNLAHAMEKLATTTQSANTRLLSRLATSKDLPLFSGESLEWIQFKKSYEQSTKLCNYSDTENIARLEKCLRGEAKETVSSLFTTDTSPRAILEALELRFGRPDLIINKILSQIKKLQPLPQAYHVELVNFAVKVRNYVAAAESINQTDHLRSPELLNIVISKCPSALINKWADYIYEHGDTHKAKLQLFSEFLHKEATKIAAAGVTHIHSQNEHNKFPKKMDDSYLGP; encoded by the exons ATGGTTAAAACGCGAGCCGCTCTCGAACGAGAgaaac AGAAACATGCCATGGATACTCAGAGTGAAGTGCAATCGCATAAATCGTGCCCAAAGAACTCCAAAGAAGAAGTTATGGATCACGCAAGCCTGTTCAACGCGAAGGCACTTAGTCTACAAGACCCCGCCTATAAAGAGGGTAGCATCAAGACTGAGACAGAACAAGGTCATCATCGATCTAATACTTCGAACAAAACTTCTACGTCTTCACTGCAAGCAAAAAGAAGACAATTAGAGTTAGAAGCCGCTGAAGCTAAAGCTAGGATTGAGAAGGAGTTAATAGATAAAAAGCTAGACGCTGCGCTCGCTAAGCTGGACGAAGAATATTCTCAGAAGTCCCGTTGCAGCGGAGAACGTCGATCTATTTTGTCCGAAACATCTAAAAAAGTGGAGGAGTGGTTGGAGAAAAGTCGCCAAGACGATCAAGAAGAACGCGTTATCGCGACACCTTGGCGGGAACCTACCGCCGGACCGAGCTCACTTCAAAACCTAGCACACGCGATGGAGAAACTGGCTACTACAACTCAAAGTGCTAATACTCGCCTATTATCCCGATTAGCCACGTCTAAGGACTTACCGTTATTTTCTGGTGAATCACTCGAGTGGATACAGTTTAAAAAATCGTATGAGCAGTCCACGAAGTTATGTAACTACAGTGATACTGAAAATATCGCAAGATTAGAAAAATGTCTCCGTGGTGAAGCTAAAGAAACGGTATCATCTTTATTTACTACTGATACGTCACCACGCGCCATCCTAGAAGCGCTAGAGCTACGGTTCGGTAGACCCGacctaattataaataaaatcttatCGCAAATCAAGAAATTGCAACCTTTACCGCAAGCCTATCACGTCGAGCTGGTGAACTTTGCTGTCAAAGTGAGGAACTACGTGGCAGCCGCCGAATCTATTAATCAGACCGATCATCTTCGAAGCCCTGAGTTACTAAACATCGTTATATCTAAGTGTCCAAGTGCGCTTATCAACAAGTGGGCAGACTATATATACGAACATGGCGATACACATAAGGCTAAATTGCAGTTATTTTCTGAGTTCCTGCACAAAGAAGCCACGAAGATCGCCGCCGCAGGTGTAACTCATATTCATTCTCAAAATGAACACAATAAGTTTCCTAAGAAAATGGACGACT CCTACCTTGGACCTTGA